The following coding sequences lie in one Flavobacteriales bacterium genomic window:
- a CDS encoding class I SAM-dependent DNA methyltransferase gives MALSWNEIKDRALNFSKEWAETSNEEADAKPFLDAFFDVFGISRKKIGTFEYRVKKLSDTDGYIDLLWKGTILIEMKSRGKNLDKAYQQAIDYTHGLKQDELPKYILVSDFENFRLFDLEDDKHIEFKLKNLVNNVQHFGYLLGYQKKVYKEQDPANIKAAELMGKLHDRLEEIGYTGHPLEVYLVRILFLLFAEDTTIFNKQQFQDFIEQRTAIDGSDLAAKLQELFQVLNTPKENRFKNLDEQLADFPYVNGKLFEEILPTASFDSKMRQALLDCCYIDWSKISPAIFGSMFQSVMNPKERRNLGAHYTSETNILKLIKPLFLDELWKEFESIKDSKNKLPEFHKRISTLKFLDPACGCGNFLVITYRELRLLELEILRKIYKGGQQVMNVGDIIWLDVDMMYGIEYEEFPARIAEVAMWLIDHQMNMLISNEFGQYFVRLPLKKAAKIVHGDALKTDWQSLLNPVNTIDVIAKHANIYLVEEPIEEYKTVNVQTETFEIHKGKKPQLKQEIKFDYIIGNPPFIGSKIMSQSQRDCVVKEFDNIQGAGVLDYVTAWYIKATKYIQNTTTKVAFVSTNSIVQGEQTSILWGQMLNKYNIKIHFAHRTFKWSNEAKGNAAVYCVIVGFANYDTNNKRIFEYEDIKGEAHEIKAKNINPYLVDAKDIFVGKRRKPICNVPEISFGSMPNDGGNFLFTDEERNEFLSKEPKSEKFFKPLISAHEFLNGHKRWCLWLKNANPTDLKEAKLVIERIENVKKLREGSTRQATQKLAAFPTLFGEDRQPKNEYVLIPRHSSENRKYIPMGFFNENSIASDSCLSIEGAKLYHFGILHSAIHMTWVKNMCGRIKSDYRYSNELVYNNYPFPDNPNNKQVKAIETAAQKVLDARLEFPNSSLADLYNPSTMPPALVKAHNELDKAVDLAYRSQPFTSEANRMEFLFELYEKYTANLFTKEQDKKKKK, from the coding sequence ATGGCATTAAGTTGGAATGAAATAAAAGATAGAGCTTTAAATTTCTCAAAAGAATGGGCTGAAACTTCAAATGAAGAAGCAGATGCAAAACCCTTTTTAGATGCTTTTTTTGATGTGTTTGGAATAAGCCGAAAAAAGATTGGAACATTTGAGTATCGAGTTAAAAAGCTTTCTGATACTGATGGGTATATTGATTTACTATGGAAAGGAACTATTTTAATTGAAATGAAAAGTCGAGGTAAAAACCTTGATAAAGCATATCAACAAGCCATTGATTATACCCATGGTCTTAAACAAGACGAGTTACCAAAATACATTCTTGTTTCGGATTTTGAAAATTTTAGACTTTTCGATTTAGAAGACGATAAACACATTGAATTCAAACTCAAAAACCTTGTAAATAATGTTCAGCACTTTGGTTATTTGTTAGGTTACCAAAAGAAAGTTTACAAAGAACAAGACCCAGCAAATATTAAAGCGGCAGAATTAATGGGAAAACTTCATGATAGGCTTGAAGAAATTGGGTATACAGGACACCCATTAGAAGTTTATTTGGTTCGTATTCTGTTTTTACTATTTGCTGAAGACACTACAATTTTTAATAAACAACAATTTCAAGATTTTATTGAGCAACGAACAGCCATTGATGGTAGCGACCTTGCCGCAAAACTGCAAGAACTATTTCAGGTGCTAAACACTCCTAAAGAAAATCGTTTTAAAAACTTGGATGAACAACTTGCCGATTTTCCTTACGTTAATGGAAAACTGTTTGAAGAAATATTACCAACAGCAAGTTTCGACAGTAAAATGCGACAAGCTCTTTTAGATTGTTGCTACATCGATTGGAGTAAAATTTCGCCAGCAATTTTTGGCTCAATGTTCCAAAGTGTAATGAATCCAAAGGAACGTAGAAATTTAGGAGCACATTATACTAGCGAAACTAATATTTTGAAACTCATAAAACCACTTTTTTTAGATGAACTTTGGAAGGAATTTGAAAGTATCAAAGACAGTAAAAATAAATTACCAGAATTTCATAAACGAATTAGCACTCTTAAATTTCTTGACCCCGCTTGTGGTTGCGGAAACTTTTTAGTAATCACTTATAGAGAGTTACGTTTATTGGAATTAGAAATTCTTAGAAAAATATATAAAGGTGGTCAACAAGTTATGAATGTTGGCGATATTATTTGGCTTGACGTTGATATGATGTATGGAATTGAATACGAAGAATTTCCTGCTCGAATTGCAGAAGTTGCCATGTGGTTAATAGACCACCAGATGAATATGCTAATAAGTAATGAGTTTGGACAATATTTTGTTCGTTTACCATTGAAAAAAGCTGCAAAAATTGTTCATGGAGATGCACTAAAAACAGATTGGCAAAGTTTACTAAATCCTGTAAACACAATTGATGTTATTGCCAAACATGCCAATATTTATTTGGTAGAAGAACCAATAGAAGAATATAAAACTGTAAATGTTCAAACAGAAACCTTTGAAATTCATAAAGGCAAAAAGCCTCAACTAAAGCAAGAAATAAAATTTGATTATATTATTGGAAATCCTCCTTTTATTGGTTCAAAAATTATGTCTCAATCTCAACGAGATTGTGTAGTTAAAGAATTTGACAATATTCAAGGTGCTGGCGTTTTAGATTATGTAACTGCTTGGTACATAAAAGCAACAAAATATATTCAAAATACAACAACTAAAGTTGCATTTGTTTCCACTAATTCAATTGTTCAAGGAGAACAAACTAGTATTTTATGGGGACAAATGCTTAATAAGTATAACATTAAAATACATTTTGCTCACCGAACTTTTAAATGGAGCAACGAAGCCAAAGGAAATGCAGCAGTATATTGTGTAATAGTTGGATTTGCAAATTACGACACTAACAACAAGCGCATTTTTGAATATGAAGATATTAAAGGAGAAGCCCACGAAATAAAAGCAAAGAACATTAATCCATACTTGGTTGACGCAAAGGATATTTTTGTAGGAAAAAGAAGAAAACCAATTTGCAATGTGCCAGAAATCTCTTTTGGTAGTATGCCAAACGATGGAGGTAATTTTTTATTTACTGACGAAGAAAGAAATGAATTTTTATCAAAAGAACCAAAATCAGAAAAATTTTTTAAACCTCTTATTAGTGCACACGAATTTCTTAACGGACATAAGCGTTGGTGTTTATGGTTAAAAAATGCAAACCCAACAGATTTGAAAGAAGCTAAACTTGTAATTGAAAGAATTGAAAATGTTAAAAAGTTAAGAGAAGGAAGCACTAGACAAGCAACTCAAAAACTTGCAGCTTTTCCAACATTATTTGGTGAAGATAGACAACCAAAAAATGAATACGTTTTAATTCCAAGACATTCATCTGAAAACAGAAAGTATATACCGATGGGATTTTTTAATGAAAACTCAATCGCAAGTGATAGTTGTTTATCTATTGAAGGAGCAAAACTTTATCATTTTGGTATATTACATTCTGCAATACATATGACTTGGGTCAAAAATATGTGTGGAAGAATAAAAAGTGATTATCGTTATTCAAACGAGTTGGTTTACAATAACTATCCTTTTCCTGACAATCCAAACAACAAACAAGTAAAAGCAATTGAAACAGCCGCACAAAAGGTTTTAGATGCAAGATTAGAATTTCCTAATAGTTCACTTGCCGACCTCTATAACCCTTCTACAATGCCTCCAGCATTGGTTAAAGCACATAACGAGTTAGACAAAGCTGTGGATTTGGCTTACCGCTCACAACCATTTACAAGTGAAGCCAACAGAATGGAGTTTTTATTTGAACTCTATGAAAAATACACAGCAAACCTTTTTACAAAAGAGCAAGATAAAAAAAAGAAAAAGTGA
- a CDS encoding phosphoheptose isomerase, translating into MKNNLEEKIVDGQKISPILPSDVKNFLIDIDGTVCDDIPNEEPERMVTAKIYDGALETINNWFNQGHIITFFTSRTEEHRAVTEEWLNRHGFKYHGMLMGKPRGGNYHWIDNHIVRATRYEGNFTDLEVRPANVEVFKR; encoded by the coding sequence ATGAAGAATAATTTAGAAGAAAAAATTGTTGACGGGCAAAAAATCAGCCCAATTTTACCATCAGACGTTAAAAATTTTTTAATTGATATTGATGGAACTGTTTGTGATGATATTCCAAACGAAGAGCCAGAGCGTATGGTTACGGCTAAAATTTATGATGGAGCTTTAGAAACCATTAACAACTGGTTTAATCAAGGTCACATCATTACTTTTTTTACCTCTAGAACAGAGGAACACAGAGCTGTTACCGAAGAGTGGTTGAACAGACATGGTTTTAAATATCATGGTATGTTAATGGGTAAACCAAGAGGTGGTAATTATCATTGGATTGATAATCATATTGTTAGAGCCACTCGATACGAGGGTAACTTTACCGATTTAGAAGTTCGTCCTGCAAATGTTGAAGTATTTAAAAGATAA
- a CDS encoding FKBP-type peptidyl-prolyl cis-trans isomerase yields the protein MRISKIKTSLLALTLITSITTVSAQKGKKDKKAATETTPKNFVLANEVDSVSYGIGLNMSVSIKKEFAEANVDAIVAGIKEGLKDENTISPELLQQAVAIYFKRKADAASNLKLEEAQKTLKEGVAFLEANKAKEGVVTTESGLQYIVMKEGTGKNPSATSSVTVHYHGTTPDGTVFDSSVNRGQPATFGLNQVIKGWTEGLQLMKEGAKYKFFLPNQLAYGSNPPPGGVIKSLMPLVFEVELIKVND from the coding sequence ATGCGTATTTCAAAAATTAAAACTTCGTTATTGGCGCTTACGCTTATAACATCAATTACAACCGTTTCTGCTCAGAAAGGTAAAAAAGACAAAAAAGCAGCAACAGAAACAACTCCAAAAAACTTTGTTTTAGCTAATGAGGTGGACTCGGTAAGTTATGGTATTGGTTTAAACATGTCGGTTAGCATTAAAAAAGAATTTGCTGAAGCAAACGTTGATGCTATTGTGGCAGGTATTAAAGAAGGATTAAAAGATGAAAATACCATTTCTCCTGAATTACTTCAACAAGCAGTTGCTATATATTTTAAACGTAAAGCTGATGCAGCTAGTAATTTAAAATTAGAAGAAGCTCAAAAAACCTTAAAAGAAGGCGTTGCATTTTTAGAAGCTAACAAAGCTAAAGAAGGTGTAGTAACTACCGAAAGTGGTTTACAATACATTGTAATGAAAGAAGGTACAGGTAAAAATCCTTCGGCTACTTCTAGCGTTACTGTCCATTACCACGGTACAACGCCTGACGGAACTGTTTTTGACAGTTCTGTAAACAGAGGTCAACCAGCTACTTTTGGTTTAAACCAAGTAATTAAAGGTTGGACAGAAGGATTGCAATTGATGAAAGAAGGTGCTAAATACAAGTTCTTCTTACCAAATCAATTGGCTTATGGCTCAAATCCTCCTCCAGGTGGTGTTATTAAATCGTTAATGCCGTTGGTGTTTGAGGTGGAGTTAATTAAAGTGAATGACTAA
- a CDS encoding MCE family protein encodes MKISKEVKVGFFSLLAIALLIWGYNFLKGTNILYKSKTVYTVYPSVVGLAKSSPVLINGFQIGVVESIYFHPKNSGDIVVEMVFSETDFVIPNNSIASLISMDFLGSKAITIKLGNSSTNLSTGDTLIADLEKSMLDDVSDQILPLKDKAEKLMVSLDKTLAQLDIVLKDVDDVLSTKNKQRFSEALLNLNTTIVAYKDVAESMNHSMKTLQPTLKNFKTFSDSLAHLEMNATLQKAQSTFDNMSAIMAKINQGEGSMGKLINNDSLYLNLEAATKDLDKLLIDMKENPKRYVHFSIFGRKD; translated from the coding sequence ATGAAAATTAGTAAAGAAGTTAAAGTTGGTTTTTTCTCACTATTGGCAATAGCTTTGCTTATTTGGGGGTATAACTTCTTAAAAGGAACCAATATTCTTTATAAGAGTAAAACAGTTTACACGGTTTATCCTTCTGTAGTTGGTTTAGCAAAATCTTCTCCTGTTTTGATTAATGGATTTCAAATTGGAGTAGTGGAAAGCATTTACTTTCATCCAAAAAATTCAGGCGATATTGTAGTTGAGATGGTTTTTTCTGAAACAGATTTTGTTATACCAAATAATTCTATTGCCAGCTTAATTAGTATGGACTTTTTGGGTTCTAAAGCTATTACCATTAAATTAGGAAACAGTTCAACTAATCTTTCAACAGGTGATACTTTAATAGCTGATTTAGAGAAATCTATGTTGGATGATGTTTCTGACCAAATTTTACCACTTAAAGATAAAGCAGAGAAACTAATGGTTTCGTTAGATAAAACATTAGCTCAACTTGATATTGTATTAAAAGATGTGGATGATGTGTTGAGCACGAAAAATAAACAACGTTTTTCGGAGGCATTGTTAAATCTAAACACTACTATTGTTGCTTACAAAGATGTGGCAGAATCGATGAATCACTCCATGAAAACGTTGCAACCTACATTAAAAAACTTTAAAACCTTTAGTGATTCCTTGGCTCATCTTGAAATGAATGCTACGCTTCAGAAAGCCCAATCTACTTTTGATAACATGTCGGCTATAATGGCTAAAATTAACCAAGGCGAAGGTTCCATGGGTAAGTTAATTAATAACGACAGTTTGTACTTGAATTTAGAAGCAGCAACCAAAGATTTGGATAAGCTTTTAATTGACATGAAAGAAAATCCAAAAAGGTATGTACATTTTTCAATTTTTGGTAGAAAGGATTAA
- a CDS encoding (Fe-S)-binding protein, producing MISSIIFIALLLAASLLFAKNVKTIIRNIKLGKELDRSDRKGERFKLMAKVALGQSKMVVRPVSGLLHILVYVGFVIINIEVLEIVLDGILGEHRLFSFLGSFYYFLIASFEILALLVLLACVIFLIRRNVIRLKRFSGVEMTSWPKSDANYILITEILLMSAFLFMNAADLALQNLGSEHYVMVGTFPISGILVSLVESMNESSLIVLERSLWWFHIVGIFAFLNYLPYSKHFHILLAFPNVFYSKLAPKGQLDNMAAVKKEVELMFDPAADPYAAPAEPQGEPSRFGAKDVTDLTWKQLMDSYTCTECGRCTDVCPANQTGKLLSPRKIMMDTRDRLTEVGKGIDKNGKDFNDGKSLLRDYISEEELLACTSCNACTDACPVNNDPLSVIVDLRRYLIMEESKSPAEWAGIFTNIENNGAPWQFAQADRLKWKDEE from the coding sequence ATGATTTCTTCAATTATTTTTATTGCTCTCTTATTAGCAGCATCGTTGTTGTTTGCTAAAAATGTTAAAACCATCATTAGAAACATTAAGCTGGGTAAAGAGTTAGATCGTTCAGACAGAAAAGGGGAACGGTTTAAATTAATGGCAAAAGTAGCTTTGGGTCAATCAAAAATGGTAGTTCGTCCAGTTTCTGGATTGCTACATATTTTGGTTTACGTAGGGTTTGTTATCATTAACATTGAAGTGCTAGAAATAGTTTTAGATGGTATTTTGGGTGAACACCGATTGTTTTCATTCTTAGGTAGTTTTTATTATTTTTTAATTGCAAGTTTCGAAATTCTTGCACTATTGGTTTTGTTAGCTTGTGTTATCTTTTTAATTAGAAGAAATGTTATTCGTTTAAAACGTTTTTCTGGAGTTGAAATGACTTCTTGGCCAAAGTCAGATGCTAATTATATTCTTATTACCGAAATATTATTGATGTCGGCATTTTTATTTATGAATGCAGCTGATTTGGCTTTACAAAATCTTGGTTCCGAACATTATGTAATGGTTGGTACATTTCCAATAAGTGGTATTTTAGTTTCCTTGGTAGAATCAATGAATGAAAGCAGTTTAATTGTGTTGGAACGCTCATTATGGTGGTTTCACATTGTTGGAATTTTTGCTTTCTTAAACTATTTACCTTACTCAAAACACTTCCATATTTTATTGGCTTTTCCAAATGTTTTTTACTCTAAGTTGGCACCTAAAGGACAATTAGATAACATGGCTGCGGTTAAAAAAGAAGTTGAGTTAATGTTCGATCCTGCTGCCGATCCTTATGCTGCTCCTGCAGAACCACAAGGTGAACCTTCTCGATTCGGAGCAAAAGATGTAACCGATTTAACCTGGAAACAATTAATGGATAGTTATACCTGTACCGAATGTGGTAGATGTACAGATGTTTGTCCTGCCAACCAAACAGGTAAATTGCTTTCTCCTCGTAAAATAATGATGGATACCAGAGATAGATTGACTGAAGTTGGAAAAGGAATTGATAAAAATGGTAAAGATTTTAACGATGGTAAATCGTTATTACGAGATTACATTTCTGAAGAAGAACTATTGGCTTGTACAAGTTGTAATGCTTGTACAGATGCTTGTCCGGTAAATAACGACCCGCTTTCGGTTATTGTTGATTTACGAAGATATTTAATTATGGAAGAATCAAAATCTCCAGCTGAATGGGCTGGAATATTTACTAATATAGAAAATAATGGTGCACCATGGCAGTTTGCACAAGCTGACCGATTAAAATGGAAAGATGAAGAATAA
- a CDS encoding N-acetylmuramoyl-L-alanine amidase, with amino-acid sequence MLKTDNNNKNKSALKRSISLFLVFFASIFFTYQASGTKDFFGVKTVVIDAGHGGKDGGCVGSIANEKNIALAISLKLGKYIKENFKDVNVIYTRETDVFLELTERARIANKADADLFICIHVNSGAASSAIGTETYVMGLHKTESNLKVAQRENASILMEDDYKSKYENFDPNSPESYIVLTMTQSAHLEQSLVFASKVQKEFTERVGRYNRGVKQAGFLVLHQTAMPSVLIETGFITNKEEEKFLASDIGQDYMASAIFRAFKEYKHEIESKGVKQEPKAPIVEEKPKPKEIVEDKKNKKDKNKPEVEMGVLFKVQIATSSIKTELKPENFNGLEGVDLYEAGGLYRYTYGKEKTMSDANQLQLQLKDKGFKDAFIVAFKDGVRIPISEAIALQEK; translated from the coding sequence ATGTTAAAAACCGACAACAATAATAAAAACAAGTCAGCACTTAAACGCTCAATTAGCTTGTTTCTTGTGTTTTTCGCTTCAATTTTCTTTACTTATCAAGCAAGTGGTACAAAAGATTTTTTTGGAGTAAAAACGGTAGTAATAGATGCTGGTCATGGAGGTAAAGATGGAGGTTGTGTGGGTTCTATTGCTAACGAGAAAAACATTGCCTTGGCCATTTCTTTAAAGCTGGGCAAGTACATTAAAGAAAATTTTAAGGATGTAAATGTTATTTATACCCGCGAAACCGATGTTTTTTTGGAGTTAACTGAACGTGCTAGAATTGCCAATAAAGCTGATGCCGATTTGTTTATTTGTATTCACGTAAATTCTGGAGCGGCCTCTTCGGCAATTGGTACTGAAACGTATGTAATGGGTTTACACAAAACTGAGTCGAATTTAAAAGTAGCTCAACGTGAAAATGCTTCTATTTTAATGGAAGATGATTACAAATCGAAATACGAAAATTTTGACCCCAACTCCCCAGAATCATACATTGTACTAACCATGACTCAAAGTGCACATTTAGAGCAAAGCTTGGTTTTTGCATCTAAAGTTCAGAAAGAGTTTACAGAGCGAGTAGGTCGATACAATAGAGGTGTTAAACAAGCTGGATTTTTAGTGTTGCACCAAACCGCTATGCCAAGTGTATTGATTGAAACAGGATTTATCACCAACAAAGAAGAAGAAAAGTTTTTAGCTTCTGATATTGGGCAGGATTATATGGCTTCTGCTATTTTTAGAGCTTTTAAAGAATACAAACACGAAATTGAGAGTAAAGGTGTTAAACAAGAACCCAAAGCTCCGATAGTCGAAGAAAAGCCTAAACCAAAAGAAATTGTTGAGGATAAAAAGAATAAAAAAGACAAAAACAAGCCTGAAGTTGAAATGGGAGTGCTGTTTAAAGTTCAAATTGCTACATCATCCATAAAAACAGAATTAAAACCTGAAAATTTTAATGGTTTAGAAGGGGTTGATTTGTACGAAGCTGGCGGATTATATCGTTATACCTATGGAAAAGAAAAAACCATGAGTGATGCCAATCAATTGCAGTTGCAGTTAAAAGATAAAGGGTTTAAAGATGCTTTCATCGTAGCTTTTAAGGATGGAGTTCGTATTCCAATTAGTGAAGCAATTGCTTTGCAAGAAAAATAA
- a CDS encoding FKBP-type peptidyl-prolyl cis-trans isomerase, with translation MYSCSALNKKRTLVGKEFKTESGLIYTITHEGNGARAKAGDKVVMHYTGKLTNDSIFDSSIFRAEPFVFKLGVGQVIKGWDEGVALLNVGDKATFTIPPHLAYGANGAGGVIGPNETLIFDVELLEIKEPLKPYDVTGKDTVTTATGLKVIKLNKTEGKQAEANKIVQVHYTGYLQDGSMFDSSVERGQPLDFALGQGRVIKGWDEGIALLKVGEKARLIIPQELGYGERGYPPVIPAKATLIFDVELVDVK, from the coding sequence ATGTATTCCTGTTCTGCTTTAAACAAAAAACGTACTCTAGTGGGAAAAGAATTTAAAACAGAAAGCGGCTTAATTTATACCATTACACACGAAGGTAATGGTGCAAGAGCAAAAGCTGGCGATAAAGTAGTGATGCACTACACCGGTAAATTAACCAACGATTCGATATTTGATAGCTCTATTTTTAGGGCAGAACCTTTTGTGTTTAAATTGGGTGTTGGGCAAGTAATTAAAGGTTGGGACGAAGGCGTTGCCTTGCTTAACGTGGGTGATAAAGCTACTTTTACCATACCTCCTCATTTGGCTTATGGTGCAAATGGTGCTGGTGGGGTAATTGGGCCAAACGAAACCTTGATATTTGATGTAGAATTGTTAGAAATTAAAGAACCACTAAAACCTTACGATGTAACGGGTAAAGATACCGTAACTACTGCAACAGGTTTAAAAGTGATTAAGCTAAACAAAACCGAAGGTAAACAAGCCGAAGCCAACAAAATAGTACAAGTACATTACACGGGTTATTTGCAAGATGGTAGCATGTTCGATTCTTCTGTGGAGCGTGGGCAACCACTTGATTTTGCTTTAGGGCAAGGGCGAGTAATTAAAGGATGGGACGAGGGCATTGCTTTACTAAAAGTAGGAGAGAAGGCTCGTTTAATTATACCACAAGAGTTGGGTTATGGCGAGCGTGGTTACCCACCTGTTATACCTGCAAAAGCTACACTCATTTTTGATGTAGAATTGGTTGATGTAAAATAA
- a CDS encoding LPS-assembly protein LptD gives MKDNNYTKLIFRLTLLVVLLGVFPIFSVAQTDSLKTDSVVVNPLDSVISKDALKSKVEYKAKDSIRFDLKTQQIFLFGESEVHYEDLELKAEEIESDLDSNIVTARGKLDSTDKFYGEPFFKQGEKEFFAHEIKYNFNSKKGLITDVKTQEGEGYIHGNKIYKNPDNILYIKNGKYTTCNLAEPHYHFGASKLKIIPNDKIITGPADLFIENTPTPLAIPFGFFPNTPKQKSGIIIPLPGESQQLGFFMLNGGYYLYVNDHLDAEFTADFYTKGSWGTKFNSNYNNRYKFNGRVETNYSVFTNSERDFPDYTEKRDFFFRWRHNQDPKARPTSVFAANVNLGTSTNFTNNFNTSATDYLSTNFSSNISYTKRWDNKPFTLNANASHNQNTLSKQITVRLPELAFNVTRIYPFARKKQVGAQKFYEKIGLSYSMNFRNEVIAQDSLFNINKTNLLTDKMRNGIKHTIPISTSFKVMKYFTLNPAVNYSEIWYLKTIAKNWDTSQVGNVRTDTITKFERGSTYSTSANLTTKLYGMYNFKGGNIKAIRHVITPSVGLSYTPENNSGIRSYTDTLNKEYKYSIFQEGVYGTSHTAKAGLLNFNLLQSFDMKYKTKNDTVNPIKKVTLLENLSLTTSYNMLADSFNWSNITMGARTYLFNKINVNFNGSIDPYALDTSGTRINKSHYSQNGGLGRLTSASMNLGFMLKSKVAKKTEKTTKFATEQELAYINSHLDDYIDFDVPWTLNFAYNVYYSKPTFESSKSVVQTIGVTGDVSITQKWKVGFASGYDFQQHDLSYTSLSIYRDLHCWEMDLQWIPLGPRQSYTFTIRVKSAMLQDLKLIRRNIPSIF, from the coding sequence ATGAAAGACAACAACTATACCAAGCTTATTTTCAGACTCACTTTACTGGTAGTGTTGCTTGGTGTTTTTCCTATTTTTTCAGTTGCACAAACCGATAGTTTAAAAACGGATAGCGTTGTGGTTAACCCACTTGATTCGGTTATTTCTAAAGATGCTTTAAAATCGAAAGTTGAATACAAAGCCAAAGATTCGATACGTTTTGATTTAAAAACACAGCAAATATTTTTGTTTGGCGAATCGGAAGTACACTACGAAGATTTGGAATTAAAAGCCGAAGAAATTGAATCGGACTTGGACTCGAACATTGTTACGGCAAGAGGAAAACTAGATTCGACCGATAAATTTTATGGAGAACCTTTTTTTAAACAAGGCGAAAAAGAATTTTTTGCCCACGAAATAAAATACAATTTTAATAGCAAGAAAGGCTTGATAACCGACGTAAAAACCCAAGAAGGTGAAGGCTACATACACGGAAACAAGATTTACAAAAACCCCGATAATATACTTTACATTAAAAACGGAAAATACACCACTTGCAACTTGGCTGAGCCTCACTATCATTTTGGAGCAAGTAAACTTAAAATTATTCCTAACGATAAAATAATTACCGGACCAGCCGATTTGTTTATAGAAAACACGCCTACTCCGCTTGCCATTCCGTTTGGATTTTTCCCTAATACACCCAAACAAAAATCGGGTATTATTATTCCTTTGCCTGGCGAAAGTCAACAGCTTGGTTTTTTTATGTTAAACGGTGGTTATTATTTGTATGTAAACGACCACTTGGATGCTGAGTTTACCGCCGATTTTTATACCAAAGGAAGTTGGGGAACAAAGTTTAACTCAAACTACAACAACCGCTACAAGTTTAATGGTAGAGTGGAAACCAACTATTCGGTGTTTACCAACAGCGAACGGGATTTTCCTGATTATACCGAAAAACGCGATTTCTTTTTTAGATGGCGACACAACCAAGACCCAAAAGCAAGACCTACCAGTGTTTTTGCTGCTAATGTTAACTTGGGTACCAGCACCAACTTTACCAACAACTTTAACACTTCGGCAACCGATTATTTATCGACCAATTTTAGCTCTAACATTTCATATACCAAGCGCTGGGATAACAAACCATTTACCTTGAACGCTAACGCATCGCACAACCAAAACACCTTATCGAAACAAATTACGGTGCGTTTACCCGAATTGGCTTTTAACGTAACGCGTATTTACCCTTTTGCCCGAAAAAAACAAGTGGGTGCTCAAAAGTTTTACGAGAAAATAGGTTTGTCGTATTCGATGAACTTTAGAAACGAAGTAATTGCTCAAGATTCCTTGTTTAACATTAACAAAACCAATTTGCTTACCGACAAGATGAGGAACGGAATTAAACACACCATTCCGATTAGCACATCGTTTAAAGTAATGAAATATTTTACCTTAAACCCTGCGGTAAACTATTCTGAAATTTGGTATTTAAAAACCATTGCCAAAAACTGGGATACCTCGCAAGTAGGCAATGTAAGAACAGACACTATAACTAAATTTGAACGAGGAAGTACTTACAGCACATCGGCTAATTTAACTACAAAATTGTATGGTATGTACAATTTTAAAGGTGGCAACATTAAAGCCATTCGCCATGTAATTACGCCAAGCGTGGGGTTGAGTTATACACCAGAAAACAATAGCGGCATACGTTCTTATACCGATACCTTAAACAAGGAATACAAATACTCCATATTTCAAGAAGGTGTTTATGGTACAAGCCACACCGCTAAAGCAGGTTTATTAAACTTTAACTTGTTGCAGAGTTTTGATATGAAATACAAAACCAAAAACGATACGGTTAACCCGATTAAAAAAGTGACGCTATTAGAAAACCTGAGCCTTACAACCAGCTACAACATGTTAGCCGATTCGTTTAATTGGAGCAACATTACCATGGGGGCTCGTACCTACTTGTTTAACAAAATAAATGTAAACTTTAATGGTAGCATAGACCCGTATGCCTTAGATACTTCTGGTACAAGAATAAACAAATCGCATTACAGCCAAAACGGAGGACTAGGACGATTAACCAGTGCCTCGATGAACTTGGGTTTTATGCTAAAAAGCAAAGTGGCTAAAAAAACAGAGAAAACTACCAAATTTGCTACCGAACAAGAGTTGGCTTACATTAACTCACATTTAGACGATTACATTGATTTTGACGTACCGTGGACATTAAATTTTGCTTACAACGTGTATTACTCAAAACCTACGTTTGAAAGCTCAAAAAGCGTGGTGCAAACCATTGGAGTAACGGGCGATGTAAGCATAACCCAAAAATGGAAAGTAGGTTTTGCCTCTGGTTACGATTTTCAGCAACACGACTTATCGTACACCAGTTTAAGCATTTACCGCGACTTACATTGCTGGGAAATGGACTTGCAATGGATACCCTTAGGACCTCGACAAAGTTATACCTTTACCATACGAGTAAAATCTGCCATGCTGCAAGATTTAAAACTGATACGTAGAAATATTCCGAGTATTTTTTAA